The genomic stretch ATGTATAACATCTCCATTCTGTAAACCTATATTTGAATAAAGACTGCCGGGAGATATCGCAAATATCCTGTAGCCGTCAATCTGGCCGCTTACAACATTAGGGACCACTCTTGCCTGTGTCAGCAGTTGTCCCATATTCTGAAGGTTGGACTGAAACTGGCTTTCAGGAATAGTGTAACTATTCTGCGCTATCTGCTTTATACCCGTTCCAGAGCTACCGGCACTCCCGCCTCCTTCTAATGCTTTTCCTTTTGACATACTGATCTCTTCTTTAGCACCATTATGCAATATGATCACCTTTTTTCTTTCTATTGATAGAATGATTGCACCATTTATATGATCTTTTACTCTATACACATTGATATCGGTACCCATCTGCATAACCGCATACGCATACTCGGGTGAACCCGCAACCGTTCCAAGTAATTTTATACTCATGTTGGTTTTTGTTATGGGACCATTGGAATTGCTTATAAGTTCATCAAGCCCCTGTGCAGATGAATTAAAGATATTTCTTTCTACGATAGTCGTATAGTATGCTTGATCCTTTTTTATTGCTACCAGAGTGGCATTCGATCCATTTCTTGATGAAGCCGGTTTTACCGATGGGATAATGAAAAGTCTTGTCCTGATATATGTTGATGTAAATGATGCCATTAGATATGCAAACATTAAAAGCAGAAACATATCAATGACCCATGAATATTTTTTAAATAGCTCTATATAGTTCATTATCTACCCGTCTAACCTGCTGTTTTGTGTTTATTAGAACTTTATGAATCATGTCTTTAAGTAACTCTATTTCTATACCCTGTTTTGCAGAGATAGCTACGGCTCTATCATAACGTCCAACGACTGCTCTAACCGAAATATTATCTCTAATCATATCTGTTTTATTAAAAACATAAATAACCTGTTTATCTCCGGCTCCAATCTCGTATAGCACTTTTTCCACTTCTTCTATATCCTTTTCAAAGTCGGGTTTCGAAATATCTATAACGTGAAGAACGATATCAGCATTGACAACATCGTCCAGGGTTGTCTTAAATGCCTCTATAAGCTGCACAGGCAGGTTTTCTATAAAGCCCACCGTATCATTAATAATTGCATAACTCTTATCTTTAAAATTAATCCTTCTTGCCACAGGATCAAGGGTCGTAAACAACTCATCGCTTGTCTGCATGTTTGATTTGGTAAGCGTATTTAAAAGTGTTGACTTACCGGCACTCGTATACCCAACCATAGCTACGGATGCTGTCCCGGAACTGCTGCGTTTTGCCTGTTGTGTTATCCTTTGCCTTTTAACAATATCTATCAGCCTTTTAATTCTTGTTAGTCGTTCTTTTATCCTTCTTTTGTCTATCTCAAGTTTTGTTTCACCAGGGCCCCTCGTGCCGACACCGCCTCCTGTCTGAGACATAAGGACACCCCTTCCGGTAAGCCTTGGTAATAAATACCTTAACAGAGCCTGCTCAACCTCCAGTTTACCGTACTTTGAATGAGCCCTTCTTGCAAATATATCTATTATTAATCTCGATCTATCTATTATCCTGCTCTGTAGTATTGATTCTATATTTCTTTGTTGCGCAGGCGTCAGCTCTTTATCAAATACCACAACATTGGTGCCAAGCACAGCTATTATTCTGTTTAGTTCAAATAACTGCCCCTTACCGAGAAAGGTTGCATTATGGGGTGTGTTTATCTTCTTGACCTTTGTTTCTACGACCTCTCCGCCATCGGCATATATGAGTGCATTCAGCTCTCTAATACGTCTTTCCTTCATAGAATCACTCTCGGTCCCAGTTTGTATATGAACAGCCAGTACTGTTTCTTTTTGTATCGTCAAACGGTTGTCCTTTTTACGAGTATTATGCCGT from Deltaproteobacteria bacterium encodes the following:
- a CDS encoding PDZ domain-containing protein; amino-acid sequence: MNYIELFKKYSWVIDMFLLLMFAYLMASFTSTYIRTRLFIIPSVKPASSRNGSNATLVAIKKDQAYYTTIVERNIFNSSAQGLDELISNSNGPITKTNMSIKLLGTVAGSPEYAYAVMQMGTDINVYRVKDHINGAIILSIERKKVIILHNGAKEEISMSKGKALEGGGSAGSSGTGIKQIAQNSYTIPESQFQSNLQNMGQLLTQARVVPNVVSGQIDGYRIFAISPGSLYSNIGLQNGDVIHSVNGIRVTTPESALQLFQQLKNERRFNIVIDRNGQQMNLNYAVQ
- the hflX gene encoding GTPase HflX; the encoded protein is MTIQKETVLAVHIQTGTESDSMKERRIRELNALIYADGGEVVETKVKKINTPHNATFLGKGQLFELNRIIAVLGTNVVVFDKELTPAQQRNIESILQSRIIDRSRLIIDIFARRAHSKYGKLEVEQALLRYLLPRLTGRGVLMSQTGGGVGTRGPGETKLEIDKRRIKERLTRIKRLIDIVKRQRITQQAKRSSSGTASVAMVGYTSAGKSTLLNTLTKSNMQTSDELFTTLDPVARRINFKDKSYAIINDTVGFIENLPVQLIEAFKTTLDDVVNADIVLHVIDISKPDFEKDIEEVEKVLYEIGAGDKQVIYVFNKTDMIRDNISVRAVVGRYDRAVAISAKQGIEIELLKDMIHKVLINTKQQVRRVDNELYRAI